A stretch of Geomonas oryzisoli DNA encodes these proteins:
- a CDS encoding response regulator produces MKKKILIIDDSELVLAMAKDALDQAGYQVVTATNGIEANRFIFSKDKPDLIIMDIMMPMLDGNKKAKLLKENEVSRDIPILLLSSKSEVEMRELVNEAKADGYILKPFTPEQIMKAVSSALGR; encoded by the coding sequence TTGAAAAAAAAGATCCTCATCATCGACGACAGCGAACTGGTACTTGCCATGGCCAAGGACGCCCTTGACCAGGCCGGATACCAGGTGGTAACCGCCACCAACGGCATAGAGGCCAACCGCTTCATCTTCTCCAAGGACAAACCCGACCTGATTATCATGGACATCATGATGCCCATGCTGGACGGCAACAAGAAGGCGAAGCTTCTGAAGGAAAACGAGGTGAGCCGGGACATCCCGATCCTGCTCCTCTCCTCCAAGAGCGAAGTCGAGATGCGCGAGCTCGTGAACGAAGCCAAGGCGGACGGCTACATCCTGAAGCCGTTCACCCCGGAGCAGATCATGAAGGCGGTGAGCTCGGCGCTGGGCCGATGA
- a CDS encoding sensor histidine kinase, with amino-acid sequence MRRRKLRLPPYAKSFRFRLYLIFTGTIALLTAAFVTFYVATELNAYRSNLEREGKLLATVLAQNARLPLFAENSQALAVLAEGTARYPSVLSVAIVDREGRLHAQQVKSQQVPGELIDMRVPISSPSGVLSPESALLGQPQGNEQRVIGEVRLKLDTSGARQRLVTLVAASLAIGTLFWIVVSLLCYQILKRVTNSFNLLLGGIEEIGNGTLSARVDLDGDDELGRAANAINAMAASLELRELENQALQDELLRAMRLEVQEEKKRVMARLIQTNKMTSLGLLLSSMAHEINNPNASIRFSGHMIGKMLVDALPLLDGVWHEEGEFYLGGVPYQKARQVLTENASKIVENSERIGQVVQGLRDYGVGGGEGLRQRLEINAAVSAALSVLACQMKRDVQLHTSLGTAIPAVAGSQQQIEQVLINLILNAMQSFGGGHGEVELSTRHDAARGEVVVEVRDNGAGIAAETMERLFEPFYSTKLELGGSGLGLYISQFIVSEHGGRLQLSSTVGKGTVATVALPVAASSVVGVLPAQYGQHAADPLHEVG; translated from the coding sequence ATGAGAAGAAGAAAACTGCGCCTCCCCCCCTATGCCAAGAGCTTCCGGTTCCGGCTCTACCTGATCTTCACCGGCACCATCGCGCTTTTGACCGCCGCCTTCGTCACCTTCTATGTGGCCACCGAGCTGAACGCCTACCGCTCCAACCTGGAACGGGAAGGGAAGCTGCTGGCGACGGTCCTGGCGCAGAATGCGCGGCTTCCCCTTTTCGCCGAAAACAGCCAGGCCCTCGCCGTCCTGGCCGAAGGAACCGCGCGCTACCCCTCGGTGCTGTCGGTCGCCATCGTGGACCGGGAGGGGAGGCTGCATGCCCAGCAGGTGAAGTCCCAGCAGGTCCCGGGTGAGCTGATCGACATGCGGGTGCCCATCAGCTCTCCCAGCGGGGTGCTCTCCCCGGAATCGGCCCTGCTCGGACAGCCCCAGGGGAACGAGCAGCGGGTCATCGGCGAGGTGCGCCTGAAACTGGACACCTCCGGGGCCCGGCAACGGCTGGTCACCCTGGTGGCCGCCTCCCTGGCCATCGGCACCCTGTTCTGGATCGTGGTGTCCCTGCTTTGCTACCAGATCCTGAAACGGGTCACCAACTCCTTCAACCTGCTCCTCGGTGGCATCGAGGAGATAGGCAACGGCACGCTTTCCGCGCGGGTGGACCTCGACGGCGACGACGAACTGGGACGGGCCGCCAACGCCATCAATGCCATGGCGGCCTCGCTGGAGCTGCGCGAACTGGAAAACCAGGCGCTGCAGGACGAACTGCTCCGGGCCATGCGGCTGGAGGTGCAGGAGGAGAAGAAGCGCGTCATGGCGCGCCTGATCCAGACCAACAAGATGACCTCGCTTGGGCTGCTCCTTTCCTCGATGGCCCACGAGATCAACAACCCCAACGCCTCCATCCGTTTCTCCGGCCATATGATCGGAAAGATGCTCGTCGACGCGCTACCGCTTCTGGACGGGGTATGGCACGAGGAGGGGGAATTTTATCTCGGGGGGGTGCCGTACCAGAAGGCGCGGCAGGTTCTTACCGAGAACGCCAGCAAGATCGTGGAGAACTCGGAGCGCATCGGCCAGGTGGTGCAAGGATTGCGGGATTACGGGGTAGGGGGAGGAGAGGGGCTGCGTCAGCGGTTGGAGATCAACGCCGCCGTCTCGGCGGCCCTTTCCGTGCTCGCTTGCCAGATGAAACGCGACGTGCAGCTGCACACTTCCCTCGGGACGGCGATACCGGCGGTCGCCGGCAGCCAGCAACAGATCGAACAGGTGCTCATCAACCTGATACTCAACGCCATGCAGTCCTTTGGCGGCGGGCACGGCGAGGTCGAGCTCAGTACCCGCCACGATGCCGCCAGGGGCGAGGTCGTGGTCGAGGTGCGCGACAACGGGGCCGGCATCGCTGCCGAGACCATGGAGCGGCTCTTCGAACCTTTCTATTCCACCAAGCTCGAGCTGGGCGGCAGCGGGCTGGGCCTGTACATCTCGCAGTTCATCGTGTCCGAACACGGCGGCCGGCTGCAGCTCTCTTCCACGGTCGGGAAGGGAACGGTGGCCACCGTTGCACTTCCGGTCGCCGCCTCGTCAGTGGTGGGCGTGCTCCCCGCCCAGTACGGTCAGCATGCCGCCGATCCGCTCCATGAGGTCGGTTAG
- a CDS encoding ABC transporter substrate-binding protein has translation MSLLRLLVLVFFTLIPTLALAYDVLLLQSMHDKGYDEAVRGFKRDYRGSVRRIVLTDYADFDLTRITREEHPKLIVAVGDRALEVAQKQHATPVVYMMALNAKPRRPASGVSMLLDPARYLSVLEELGCERVGVLYDPARSGAYVKRALALAGRSRIRLVLREVHAPKETPAMIASLKGKVDALWMLPDTTAVSPGSTEAYFLFSQAERVPVVTFAEVYLSMGGAVALIIDRYDIGRQLAELAQNVLDGNQQDEGGEPPRRAVTRTNEGVVRQLRLNSLAGR, from the coding sequence ATGTCACTTCTAAGGCTGCTGGTCTTGGTGTTCTTCACGCTGATACCGACCCTCGCCCTGGCCTACGACGTCCTGCTGCTCCAGTCCATGCACGACAAGGGGTACGACGAGGCGGTGCGCGGTTTCAAGCGCGACTACCGCGGCTCGGTGCGACGCATCGTGCTCACCGATTACGCCGACTTCGACCTCACGCGCATTACCCGCGAGGAACATCCCAAACTGATAGTGGCCGTGGGGGACCGGGCCCTGGAGGTGGCGCAAAAGCAGCACGCAACGCCCGTGGTCTACATGATGGCCCTGAACGCCAAGCCGCGCAGGCCGGCAAGCGGCGTCAGCATGCTGCTCGACCCGGCACGGTATCTCTCGGTGCTGGAGGAGTTGGGATGCGAACGGGTGGGGGTGCTGTACGATCCGGCCCGAAGCGGCGCCTATGTGAAACGTGCCCTCGCCCTGGCCGGTCGCAGCCGGATCCGGCTGGTGCTGCGCGAGGTGCACGCCCCCAAGGAGACGCCGGCCATGATTGCCTCGCTCAAGGGGAAGGTGGACGCGCTGTGGATGCTTCCCGACACGACGGCGGTCTCCCCTGGCTCCACCGAGGCGTACTTCCTCTTTTCCCAGGCTGAACGGGTGCCGGTGGTGACTTTTGCCGAGGTCTATCTCTCCATGGGAGGAGCGGTCGCTTTGATCATCGACCGTTACGACATAGGAAGGCAGTTGGCCGAGCTGGCTCAGAACGTGCTGGATGGGAACCAGCAGGATGAGGGGGGTGAGCCTCCCCGACGTGCGGTCACCAGGACCAACGAAGGCGTGGTACGCCAGTTGAGACTGAACAGTTTGGCGGGGCGCTGA
- a CDS encoding TonB-dependent receptor plug domain-containing protein → MSIRSAVLSVGAAVKPMVLTVALCLLTVMPARSDDDLSSVELFNGAGGDPVSANRSPRPASQTAENITVVTADEIVALNAHTLPDIIYAVTGIQLEVISTPGTLTNIEIQGSDFDHVLVLIDNVPLNSLSDNFPDLASIPAQIIDRIEIVKGAASSAWGSALGGVINVITKVPQQDRPAGGTLAGSYGTRQTVDGRVEATGTVDRLGYYLFAGNLHSDGLRPNNQVDLGNLYGKLQYELPVRGTVTLTTLYTTRESGVLAVPYADINDQKHELIASAALLLPLDNRLSLDAAVRTRQSTMEMFTISAPGGVTLQSTRENDNSIGGSLKASWLGEWQLVVAGVDYDHVKVSLRGGRIAGEEAKTADRAGIYLNDTFTVGNFAITPSARYDWTGFGGDRFSPSFGITYALSENSLLRGYTARGYSLTSLNRAESTEKVWTSQLGFESGDVPSLWLKATLFRNDTWDVISNDLGRLAKTRQLKHGGEFELRTVPVFNTSLSTGYTYIHTEGGDGQMFQSVPKHTLKLGLRYRDPSRLQAQLIGNYIDWNATGSSNRGVLWDLHVSKTFEYAEYTSFEVFGSLRNIFAGQQYVTDMYTNTGRWAEVGVRCHF, encoded by the coding sequence GTGAGTATTCGGTCTGCTGTTTTGTCAGTGGGAGCCGCCGTTAAGCCGATGGTGCTGACTGTGGCGCTCTGCCTGCTGACAGTGATGCCTGCAAGAAGCGACGACGATCTGAGCTCTGTTGAGCTGTTCAACGGCGCAGGCGGCGATCCGGTCTCGGCGAACCGGTCGCCTCGCCCGGCCTCACAGACAGCGGAAAACATCACGGTGGTCACGGCCGATGAAATCGTGGCGCTGAACGCCCATACCCTGCCTGACATCATCTACGCCGTAACCGGCATCCAGTTGGAGGTCATCAGCACTCCGGGCACGCTCACCAATATCGAGATTCAAGGCTCCGACTTCGACCATGTCCTGGTACTGATCGACAACGTGCCGCTCAACAGCCTTTCCGATAATTTCCCGGACCTAGCCTCAATACCAGCTCAAATCATCGATCGTATCGAGATCGTCAAAGGGGCGGCCTCCAGCGCCTGGGGGAGCGCCTTGGGCGGCGTCATCAACGTGATAACCAAGGTGCCGCAGCAAGACCGGCCCGCCGGCGGCACGCTGGCCGGCTCCTACGGGACCAGGCAGACCGTGGACGGACGCGTGGAGGCGACCGGTACCGTGGACCGACTGGGGTACTACCTGTTCGCGGGAAATCTGCACTCCGACGGCCTGCGCCCCAACAACCAGGTCGATCTCGGGAACCTGTACGGCAAACTGCAGTACGAACTCCCCGTGCGTGGGACAGTCACCCTGACCACCCTCTACACCACCAGAGAGTCGGGGGTTTTGGCCGTTCCTTATGCCGATATCAACGATCAAAAGCATGAACTGATAGCGTCGGCCGCCCTGCTGTTGCCGCTGGATAACCGCCTTTCCCTGGACGCTGCGGTGCGGACTCGCCAGAGCACCATGGAGATGTTCACGATCAGTGCGCCCGGTGGCGTTACCTTGCAGAGCACCCGTGAAAACGACAACAGCATCGGGGGAAGTCTCAAAGCTTCGTGGCTGGGCGAGTGGCAGCTGGTTGTGGCGGGCGTAGACTACGACCACGTGAAGGTGAGCCTGCGCGGCGGGCGGATCGCCGGTGAAGAGGCGAAGACCGCCGACCGTGCCGGCATCTACCTCAACGACACCTTCACCGTCGGCAACTTCGCCATTACCCCGAGTGCCCGCTACGACTGGACCGGCTTCGGGGGAGACCGCTTCAGCCCGAGCTTCGGCATCACCTACGCCCTGAGCGAGAACAGTCTTCTTCGCGGTTATACCGCGAGGGGGTACAGTCTCACTTCCCTGAACCGCGCCGAGTCAACCGAGAAGGTGTGGACGTCCCAGCTGGGATTCGAGTCGGGGGATGTCCCCTCCCTCTGGCTCAAGGCGACTCTCTTCAGAAACGACACCTGGGACGTCATCAGCAACGACTTGGGCCGGCTGGCCAAGACGCGGCAGTTAAAGCATGGCGGCGAATTCGAACTGCGCACCGTTCCCGTCTTCAATACCTCACTTTCTACAGGGTATACCTACATACACACCGAAGGGGGTGACGGTCAGATGTTCCAGTCCGTACCCAAACACACCCTCAAGCTCGGGCTGCGCTACCGGGATCCATCCCGACTGCAGGCACAACTGATCGGCAACTACATCGACTGGAACGCCACCGGCTCCAGCAACAGGGGGGTGCTCTGGGACCTGCACGTGAGCAAGACCTTCGAGTACGCTGAGTACACCTCCTTCGAGGTGTTCGGCTCGCTCAGGAACATCTTCGCCGGTCAGCAGTACGTCACCGATATGTACACGAACACCGGACGTTGGGCGGAAGTGGGGGTGAGATGTCACTTCTAA
- the gptM gene encoding geopeptide radical SAM maturase — MKLSRYLKIFPSPDRPGHVILYSTLRGSVAAVPAETLAALQQGAFPVEGCDALTRLGMLVEDPDAEKEQMRDLVARVNAQTRHFLVSVVLNLDCNLDCGYCFEGEFRCGHYMSGETADLLVAMLVRERISQGWDVTASFYGGEPLLSQDLIRRISQPLQEAARSHGVKYAFTLVTNGTLLDRDTALELLPLGLQGAKFTLDGPREIHDVQRPYASGAGSFDIVATNLAQVCDLISIQLGANFRPENYREFPRLLDQLPLYGITPDKLSVMMFTPVVSTGGCSDFNTGCALSEAPWLMEAAPFLREAALARGYRAPTLKPSACIVELVDNLVVDCTGKFYKCPAFMGSEEMSIGSLTEGLKDYRGSHGIGNWQVEACLECCYLPLCFGGCRFVSRLQGKALTEVDCRRKFYDATLEQTVLQNLTYLAPRKKAAAPTAPFQVATPPY; from the coding sequence ATGAAACTTTCGCGCTACCTAAAGATCTTTCCCTCCCCCGACCGTCCCGGTCACGTCATCCTCTATTCAACACTGCGCGGTTCAGTCGCCGCAGTCCCGGCCGAAACGCTGGCGGCCCTGCAACAGGGAGCATTCCCCGTCGAGGGGTGCGATGCGCTGACGCGGCTCGGCATGCTGGTGGAAGACCCGGATGCGGAAAAAGAACAGATGCGGGATCTGGTCGCCCGCGTCAACGCCCAGACCCGGCACTTCTTGGTGTCGGTGGTGCTGAACCTCGACTGCAATCTCGACTGCGGCTACTGTTTCGAAGGGGAGTTCCGCTGCGGGCACTACATGTCGGGGGAAACCGCCGATCTGCTGGTGGCGATGCTGGTACGGGAAAGGATCTCTCAGGGATGGGACGTCACGGCCTCTTTCTACGGCGGTGAGCCGCTGCTTTCGCAGGACCTGATCCGGCGCATCTCGCAGCCGTTGCAGGAGGCGGCCCGGAGCCACGGTGTGAAGTACGCCTTCACCCTGGTGACCAACGGAACGCTGCTGGACCGGGATACGGCGCTGGAGCTGCTCCCCCTGGGGTTGCAGGGGGCCAAGTTCACCCTGGACGGTCCCCGCGAGATCCACGACGTCCAGCGCCCCTACGCCTCCGGCGCCGGGAGTTTCGACATCGTGGCAACAAACCTGGCGCAGGTATGCGACCTCATCTCCATCCAGCTGGGGGCGAACTTCCGGCCGGAAAACTACCGGGAGTTCCCGCGGCTGCTGGACCAGCTCCCCCTTTACGGCATCACTCCGGACAAGCTGTCCGTGATGATGTTCACGCCCGTCGTCTCCACGGGGGGGTGCTCGGACTTCAACACCGGCTGCGCCCTCTCCGAGGCACCGTGGCTCATGGAGGCGGCCCCGTTCCTGCGCGAAGCGGCCCTGGCCCGGGGGTACCGCGCCCCCACGCTCAAGCCGTCAGCCTGCATCGTGGAACTCGTCGACAACCTGGTGGTCGACTGCACCGGGAAGTTCTACAAGTGCCCGGCCTTCATGGGCTCGGAAGAGATGAGCATCGGGAGCTTGACGGAGGGGTTGAAGGATTACCGGGGTTCGCACGGGATAGGAAACTGGCAGGTGGAAGCCTGCCTGGAGTGCTGCTATCTACCGCTTTGCTTCGGCGGCTGCCGTTTCGTCAGCAGGCTGCAGGGCAAGGCGTTGACCGAGGTCGACTGCAGGCGCAAATTCTACGACGCGACCCTGGAACAGACCGTGCTGCAGAACCTCACCTACCTCGCCCCCAGGAAAAAGGCCGCCGCGCCCACTGCACCATTCCAGGTGGCAACTCCACCCTACTGA
- a CDS encoding sigma-54-dependent transcriptional regulator — MTVKTTTQQLMLLVDDEPGILTEVSLLLASSDIPGVATISDSRRVMPYVREHKVSAVILDWVMPNVTGAEILQSLTVEHSEIPVIVMTAMGDVETAVSCMRQGAFDFLTKPVDPNRLVASAKKALQVSELGKQNRMLKDYLLADTLGNPDAFAGIITTSKKMRGIFQYIEAIAGSRLPVLITGETGVGKELLARAVHDVSGVPGPFISLNAAGLDDFMFSDTLFGHKKGAFTGADSKRDGLISAAAGGTLFLDEIGDLNLASQIKLLRLLQEREYYRLGSDLLLKSDARIVAASNMDFAALRAAGTFRNDLYFRLCAHEFRVPPLRERLEDMEALVDYFAHQIAAQQGKPVPRVPHNVIAALQQCRFPGNVRELYNMVHHAVTCNEGAPLSVSDFPGVAAVPVRATQPVDWGNPLLSLFGKFPTVVQVEEYMIAEAMKITNGNQTQAAELLGLTRPTLNKRLKQERQ, encoded by the coding sequence ATGACAGTCAAAACGACCACACAACAACTCATGCTGCTCGTGGACGATGAGCCGGGTATCCTCACCGAGGTGTCGCTTTTGCTCGCATCGAGCGACATCCCGGGGGTGGCGACCATCTCGGACAGCCGCCGGGTGATGCCGTACGTGCGGGAGCACAAGGTGAGCGCGGTGATCCTGGACTGGGTGATGCCGAACGTGACCGGCGCCGAGATACTGCAGAGCCTCACCGTGGAACACTCGGAAATCCCGGTGATCGTCATGACCGCGATGGGGGACGTCGAGACGGCGGTGTCCTGCATGCGGCAGGGGGCCTTCGATTTTCTCACCAAGCCCGTCGATCCCAACCGCCTGGTGGCCAGCGCCAAGAAGGCGCTCCAGGTGAGTGAGCTCGGGAAGCAAAACCGCATGCTCAAGGACTATCTGCTGGCGGACACTCTGGGCAACCCCGATGCATTCGCGGGGATCATCACCACCTCGAAGAAGATGCGTGGCATCTTCCAGTACATTGAAGCGATCGCCGGCTCACGGCTCCCGGTCCTGATCACCGGTGAGACCGGCGTGGGCAAGGAACTGCTGGCGCGCGCGGTACACGACGTCTCCGGCGTCCCCGGCCCCTTCATCTCGCTCAACGCGGCCGGGCTGGACGACTTCATGTTCTCCGACACCCTCTTTGGTCACAAGAAGGGGGCCTTCACCGGCGCCGACAGCAAGCGCGACGGCCTGATCAGCGCCGCCGCCGGCGGTACCCTGTTCCTGGACGAGATCGGCGATCTGAACCTCGCCTCCCAGATCAAGCTGTTACGGCTTTTGCAGGAAAGGGAGTACTACCGGCTCGGTTCGGACCTGCTGCTCAAGAGCGACGCCCGCATCGTGGCCGCCTCGAACATGGACTTCGCCGCGCTGCGCGCCGCAGGGACCTTCCGAAACGACCTCTACTTCCGCCTGTGCGCCCATGAGTTCAGGGTCCCGCCGCTGCGGGAACGCCTGGAGGACATGGAGGCGCTGGTGGATTACTTCGCGCACCAGATCGCGGCACAGCAGGGGAAACCGGTTCCCAGGGTGCCGCACAACGTGATCGCGGCGCTGCAGCAGTGCAGGTTCCCCGGCAATGTGCGCGAGCTCTACAACATGGTGCACCACGCGGTCACCTGCAACGAGGGGGCGCCCCTGTCGGTCTCCGACTTTCCCGGGGTTGCCGCGGTACCGGTGCGGGCCACGCAGCCTGTCGATTGGGGCAACCCTTTGCTGTCCTTGTTCGGGAAGTTCCCGACTGTGGTCCAGGTAGAGGAATACATGATCGCGGAGGCCATGAAGATCACCAACGGCAACCAGACCCAGGCAGCGGAGTTGCTGGGGCTGACCCGGCCGACCTTGAACAAGAGGCTGAAGCAGGAACGTCAGTAG
- a CDS encoding HD domain-containing protein, with translation MNPRALLEKYFPDNEQGLDIVYRHSRKVADKALAIATRAGRSDAELRFIEEAALLHDIGVARTYAPKLNCFGKSPYICHGLIGRQMLESEGLPHHALVCERHIGVGLTARDIAEQKLRLPLREMSPVTDCERIVALADLFYSKKGGELDFEKSPDQVRSDLLRFGQEKVRIFESWLKEFSLDGAEAPAPSN, from the coding sequence TTGAACCCAAGGGCACTGCTTGAGAAATATTTCCCGGACAACGAGCAAGGACTGGATATCGTCTACCGGCACAGCCGCAAGGTGGCCGATAAGGCACTCGCCATAGCAACACGCGCCGGCAGAAGCGATGCGGAACTGCGCTTCATCGAGGAGGCCGCCCTGCTGCACGACATCGGCGTCGCCCGCACCTACGCCCCCAAGCTCAACTGCTTCGGCAAGTCCCCCTACATCTGCCACGGCCTGATCGGGCGGCAGATGCTGGAGTCCGAGGGGTTGCCGCATCACGCCCTGGTCTGCGAACGCCACATCGGGGTCGGGCTCACCGCACGCGACATAGCGGAGCAGAAGCTGCGCCTGCCGCTGCGGGAGATGTCCCCGGTCACCGACTGCGAGCGCATCGTGGCCCTCGCCGATCTCTTCTATTCCAAGAAAGGGGGAGAACTGGACTTCGAAAAAAGCCCGGACCAGGTGCGATCCGACCTGCTGCGCTTCGGACAGGAGAAGGTGCGCATCTTCGAGAGCTGGCTCAAGGAGTTCAGCCTCGACGGCGCCGAAGCACCCGCCCCATCTAATTAG
- a CDS encoding SpoIIE family protein phosphatase → MGKPLRVLIVEDSEDDALLLIFELRRGNYAPVSRRVESADAMRKALAEEDWDLVVSDYVLPGFTGLEALQVLRDSGLDIPFIIVSGKIGEDTAVGAMKEGANDYLIKGNTSRLIPAIEREMQEAQVRRKKREAEAALVRSERRYKRLVAAVTDYIYTVTLNDGDVVKTSHGPGCLSVTGYSDEEYQQNPFLWYQMIHEEDRAAVTSLTEELRSGKEVPSVEHRIRHKDGSLHWVINTIVPRYSEQGDLIAYDGLISDISERKQAEESLRVQSAALEAAANAIVITDSDGMVLSVNDAFTRMTGYTPEESVGRDLSFLKSDRQDPDLYHNLWSTIMAGKIWHGELVNRRRNGELYPEEQTITPVLDQDGRIKHFICIKQDITERKRAEQALLQNTSMHKEMEIARQIQLSLLPAAPPLLTGIDCAGRCVPASHIGGDYYDILLHGERLDLVIADVSGHSVGAALIMVETRSVLRAQMPALDGPAQVVAALNEILHDDLSRAELFITMSYLSYHRTSGKLRYSNAGHPPPLLYRPAEERFFALDAEGLILGVQRRVAFDEPVMQVEKGDLLLLYTDGITETQNPSGELFGVQRLKGVLTREHRKPSAAIIDAVLDALRAFTGCTTFDDDISMLLLKFLP, encoded by the coding sequence ATGGGAAAACCGCTCCGCGTTCTGATCGTTGAGGACTCCGAGGACGACGCCCTGCTCCTCATCTTCGAGTTGCGCCGCGGCAACTACGCGCCGGTATCCAGACGGGTCGAGAGCGCCGATGCAATGCGCAAGGCGCTGGCGGAGGAGGACTGGGACCTGGTGGTCTCCGATTACGTCCTTCCCGGGTTCACCGGCCTCGAGGCACTGCAGGTCCTGCGCGACTCCGGACTGGACATCCCCTTCATCATCGTTTCCGGCAAGATCGGCGAGGATACCGCGGTCGGCGCCATGAAGGAGGGGGCCAACGACTACCTCATCAAGGGGAACACCTCGCGGCTGATCCCCGCCATCGAGCGCGAGATGCAGGAAGCGCAGGTGCGGCGCAAGAAGCGCGAGGCGGAAGCGGCACTGGTCAGAAGCGAGCGGCGCTACAAGAGACTGGTGGCGGCCGTCACCGACTACATCTACACGGTGACCCTCAACGACGGAGACGTGGTGAAGACCTCGCACGGCCCGGGCTGCCTCTCGGTCACCGGCTACAGCGACGAGGAGTATCAGCAAAACCCCTTCCTCTGGTACCAGATGATCCACGAGGAGGACCGCGCCGCGGTGACCAGCCTCACCGAGGAGTTGCGCTCCGGCAAGGAGGTCCCCTCGGTCGAGCACCGGATCAGGCATAAGGACGGCTCGCTGCACTGGGTCATCAATACCATCGTGCCGCGCTACAGCGAACAGGGGGACCTGATCGCCTACGACGGCCTGATCTCCGACATATCCGAGCGCAAACAGGCCGAGGAGTCGCTGCGGGTGCAAAGCGCCGCCCTGGAAGCGGCGGCCAACGCCATCGTCATCACCGACAGCGACGGCATGGTGCTGTCGGTCAACGATGCGTTCACCAGGATGACCGGCTATACGCCGGAAGAATCCGTGGGGCGCGACCTGAGCTTTCTAAAATCGGACCGGCAGGACCCCGATCTGTACCATAACCTTTGGTCCACCATCATGGCCGGGAAGATCTGGCACGGCGAGCTGGTGAACCGGCGCAGAAACGGCGAACTCTACCCGGAGGAGCAGACCATCACGCCGGTACTGGACCAGGACGGCCGGATCAAGCATTTCATCTGCATCAAGCAGGACATCACCGAGCGCAAGCGCGCGGAACAGGCGCTGTTGCAGAACACGAGCATGCACAAGGAGATGGAGATCGCCAGGCAGATCCAGCTCTCGCTGCTGCCTGCCGCCCCGCCGCTTCTGACCGGTATAGACTGCGCCGGTCGCTGCGTCCCGGCAAGCCACATCGGCGGCGACTATTACGACATCCTGCTCCACGGCGAAAGGCTCGATCTGGTGATCGCGGATGTCTCGGGGCACAGCGTGGGTGCCGCCCTGATCATGGTGGAGACCCGCAGCGTGCTGCGCGCCCAGATGCCCGCCCTGGACGGCCCTGCCCAGGTGGTGGCGGCCCTGAACGAGATCCTGCACGACGACCTCTCCCGCGCCGAACTGTTCATTACCATGTCCTACCTAAGCTACCACCGGACTTCCGGGAAGCTGCGCTACAGTAACGCCGGCCATCCCCCTCCCCTGCTCTACCGCCCCGCCGAGGAGCGCTTCTTCGCCCTCGACGCCGAGGGGCTCATCCTGGGTGTGCAGCGCAGGGTCGCCTTCGACGAACCGGTCATGCAGGTGGAAAAAGGAGACCTGCTCCTTCTGTACACCGACGGCATCACCGAGACGCAAAACCCCTCCGGCGAGCTTTTCGGGGTGCAGCGGCTGAAGGGGGTTCTGACGCGCGAGCACCGCAAGCCTTCGGCCGCCATCATCGACGCCGTACTCGATGCCCTGCGGGCCTTCACCGGCTGCACCACCTTCGACGACGACATCTCCATGCTGCTGCTCAAATTCCTCCCCTGA